A single window of Arvicanthis niloticus isolate mArvNil1 chromosome X, mArvNil1.pat.X, whole genome shotgun sequence DNA harbors:
- the Pin4 gene encoding peptidyl-prolyl cis-trans isomerase NIMA-interacting 4 isoform X1, giving the protein MPPKGKSGSGKGGKGSAASGSDSADKKSQGPKGGGSAVKVRHILCEKHGKIMEAMEKLKSGMRFSEVATQYSEDKARQGGDLGWMTRGSMVGPFQEAAFALPVSGMDKPVFTDPPVKTKFGYHIIMVEGRK; this is encoded by the exons ATGCCGCCGAAGGGGAAAAGTGGTTctggaaaaggagggaaag GAAGTGCAGCCTCTGGGAGTGACAGTGCTGACAAGAAGTCTCAGGGTCCTAAAGGTGGTGGCAGTGCAGTAAAG GTCAGACATATTCTATGTGAAAAACATGGGAAAATCATGGAAGCCATGGAAAAGTTAAAGTCTGGGATGAGATTCAGTGAAGTGGCCACACAATATAGTGAAGATAAAGCCAGACAAGGG GGTGACTTGGGTTGGATGACCAGAGGATCCATGGTGGGCCCATTTCAAGAAGCAGCATTTGCTTTGCCTGTAAGTGGGATGGATAAGCCTGTGTTTACAGACCCACCAGTTAAAACAAAATTTGGATATCATATTATTATGGTtgaagggagaaaataa
- the Pin4 gene encoding peptidyl-prolyl cis-trans isomerase NIMA-interacting 4 isoform X2, whose translation MEAMEKLKSGMRFSEVATQYSEDKARQGGDLGWMTRGSMVGPFQEAAFALPVSGMDKPVFTDPPVKTKFGYHIIMVEGRK comes from the exons ATGGAAGCCATGGAAAAGTTAAAGTCTGGGATGAGATTCAGTGAAGTGGCCACACAATATAGTGAAGATAAAGCCAGACAAGGG GGTGACTTGGGTTGGATGACCAGAGGATCCATGGTGGGCCCATTTCAAGAAGCAGCATTTGCTTTGCCTGTAAGTGGGATGGATAAGCCTGTGTTTACAGACCCACCAGTTAAAACAAAATTTGGATATCATATTATTATGGTtgaagggagaaaataa
- the Ercc6l gene encoding DNA excision repair protein ERCC-6-like, with translation MEASQGLAEVETLSPQLAESYLRYVQEAKEAAKNGDLEESLKLFNLAKDIFPTKKVMSRIQKLQEALEQLAEEDDDDEFTDVCNSGLLLYRELYEKLFEHQKEGIAFLYSLYKDGRKGGILADDMGLGKTVQIIAFLSGMFDASLVNHVLLIMPTNLINTWVKEFAKWTPGMRVKTFHGSSKNERTRSLTRIQQRNGVVITTYQMLLNNWQQLASFNGQAFVWDYVILDEAHKIKSASTKSAICARAVPARNRLLLTGTPIQNNLQELWSLFDFACQGSLLGTLKTFKMEYENPIIRAREKDATPGEKALGLKISENLMEIIKPYFLRRTKEEVQTKKADKPEARLGEKNPGVEAICELLSLTRKNDLIVWIRLVPLQEEIYRKFVSLDHIKELLMETRSPLAELGVLKKLCDHPRLLSARACRLLNLGTATFSSQDENEQDASDMDSIDHLTDNTLMQESGKMIFLMSLLERLQDEGHQTLVFSQSRQILNIVERLLKNKRFKTLRIDGTVTHLWEREKRIQLFQQNKEYSVFLLTTQVGGVGLTLTAATRVVIFDPSWNPATDAQAVDRVYRIGQKENVVVYRLITCGTVEEKIYRRQVFKDSLIRQTTGDKKNPFRYFTKQELKELFTVGDLQNSATQMQLQCLHAAQRRSDEKLDEHIAYLHSLGIAGISDHDLMFTHDLSIKEELDMLEDSQYIHQRVQKAQFLVESESQNTMERQRTGSEETWLRAQEFPSQQKKKGATLNKPRPQPSCLLTNTTQVEAISSQMASISIYDQSTESELQEHSEAHDVTSLQGDQHHFESTSDAGTIASLPQEAESLGGVWTDSLLSPAKGFAAENEAVQKKGLQASPGQEAPSDNLGSFHYLPRQSSKADLGPNLDLQDSVVLYHRSPTANENQNRESDVPTIEISDELSASPSALQGAQAIEAQLELKEDPLESAPQYECDFNLFLEDSADTRQNLSSKFLEHVEKENSLQSPATNAREESARNLSLDSSNKSDEESEVISVKTKKKARILSDDEDEEDAFKGTSTNSFSISPFPFSSVKQFDASTPQNDRSPSQRFFSTKISDDVNTSLHSRRSLASRRSLINVVLDDVEDMEESLDNSSEEESEPGLSEDSNEEALACTEEQPSGATLASGNKSSNLIVSEPTSPAPQSSPCAPEASTSDPLLDPPQDPTVEAANDYESLVARGKELKECGRIQEALQCLVKALDIKSADPEVMLMTLSLYKQLNI, from the exons ATGGAGGCTTCCCAAGGTTTGGCGGAAGTGGAGACTTTGAGCCCACAACTGGCTGAGAGTTACCTGAG atacgTGCAAGAAGCCAAAGAAGCAGCTAAGAATGGAGATCTGGAAGAATCATTGAAACTTTTCAATTTGGCAAAGGACATTTTTCCCACCAAAAAGGTGATGAGCAGAATCCAGAAACTACAGGAAGCTTTGGAGCAGTTGgcagaagaagatgatgatgatgaatttaCAGATGTGTGCAACTCTGGCTTACTGCTTTACCGAGAGCTGTATGAGAAACTCTTTGAGCACCAGAAAGAAGGCATCGCTTTTCTCTATAGCCTGTAtaaggatggaagaaaagggGGCATCTTAGCAGATGATATGGGATTGGGAAAGACTGTTCAGATCATTGCTTTCCTGTCAGGTATGTTTGATGCTTCACTTGTGAATCATGTGCTATTGATCATGCCAACCAACCTCATTAATACATGGGTCAAAGAATTTGCCAAGTGGACTCCAGGAATGAGAGTCAAAACCTTTCATGGCTCCAGCAAGAATGAGCGCACTAGAAGCCTGACACGGATTCAACAAAGGAATGGTGTTGTGATCACTACCTACCAAATGTTACTCAATAATTGGCAGCAACTTGCAAGCTTTAATGGACAAGCATTTGTATGGGATTATGTCATCCTTGATGAAGCCCATAAGATCAAAAGTGCCTCTACCAAGTCAGCAATTTGTGCTCGTGCTGTTCCCGCAAGGAACCGCCTCCTTCTCACAGGGACACCAATCCAGAATAATCTGCAAGAACTGTGGTCCCTGTTTGATTTTGCTTGCCAAGGCTCCTTGTTAGGAacattaaaaacttttaaaatggagTATGAAAATCCTATTATTAGAGCAAGAGAGAAGGATGCTACCCCTGGGGAAAAAGCCTTGGGACTTAAGATATCTGAAAACTTAATGGAAATCATAAAACCCTATTTTCTAAGGAGGACCAAAGAAGAAGTGCAGACGAAAAAGGCAGACAAGCCAGAGGCCAGACTTGGTGAGAAGAATCCAGGTGTTGAAGCCATTTGTGAGCTGCTTTCCCTTACCAGGAAAAATGATTTAATTGTTTGGATACGCCTTGTGCCTTTACAAGAGGAAATTTATAGGAAGTTTGTGTCTTTAGATCACATCAAGGAGTTGTTAATGGAGACACGCTCACCTCTGGCTGAGCTGGGTGTCTTAAAAAAGCTCTGTGACCACCCTAGGCTGCTATCTGCACGAGCTTGTCGTTTGCTGAATCTAGGGACTGCCACATTCTCTTCTCAGGATGAAAATGAGCAAGATGCCTCAGATATGGACAGCATTGATCACTTAACTGACAATACACTGATGCAAGAGTCTGGAAAAATGATATTCTTAATGTCTCTGCTAGAGAGACTTCAAGATGAAGGACATCAGACTCTGGTGTTTTCTCAGTCGAGACAAATTCTCAACATCGTTGAGCGTCTCTTAAAGAACAAGCGCTTTAAGACATTGCGAATTGATGGCACAGTTACTCATCTTTGGGAACGAGAAAAAAGGATTCAGTTATTCCAGCAAAATAAAGAATACTCAGTTTTTCTACTTACCACTCAAGTCGGTGGTGTTGGCCTAACATTAACTGCAGCGACTAGAGTTGTCATTTTTGACCCTAGCTGGAACCCTGCTACTGATGCTCAAGCTGTGGACAGAGTTTACCGAATTGGACAGAAAGAGAATGTTGTGGTTTATCGGCTAATCACTTGTGGAACTGTAGAAGAAAAGATATATAGAAGACAGGTTTTCAAGGACTCATTGATTAGACAAACTACTGGTGATAAGAAGAACCCATTCCGCTATTTCACCAAACAAGAGTTAAAAGAGCTCTTCACAGTTGGGGATCTGCAGAACTCTGCAACCCAGATGCAGCTTCAGTGTCTGCATGCTGCTCAGCGGAGATCTGATGAGAAACTGGATGAGCATATCGCCTACCTACACTCGCTGGGCATAGCAGGAATCTCAGACCATGATTTGATGTTTACCCATGATCTGTCTATTAAAGAAGAGCTTGACATGCTAGAAGACTCGCAGTACATTCACCAGAGAGTTCAGAAAGCTCAATTCCTTGTTGAATCTGAGTCTCAAAATACAATGGAAAGACAAAGAACTGGAAGTGAAGAGACCTGGCTCAGAGCACAGGAATTTCCTTCTCAACAGAAGAAGAAAGGTGCTACATTAAACAAACCCCGGCCTCAGCCTTCATGCCTTCTGACTAATACTACCCAGGTAGAGGCGATCAGTTCTCAAATGGCCAGTATAAGCATTTATGATCAGTCTACAGAGAGTGAGCTCCAAGAGCACTCCGAGGCACATGATGTCACTTCGCTGCAAGGTGATCAGCACCACTTTGAAAGTACATCTGATGCTGGCACTATAGCTTCTTTACCCCAGGAGGCTGAAAGTCTAGGAGGAGTTTGGACTGACTCTTTATTGAGCCCTGCAAAAGGTTTTGCAGCTGAAAATGAAGCTGTGCAGAAGAAGGGGCTACAAGCATCACCTGGGCAAGAGGCCCCATCAGACAACCTGGGAAGTTTTCATTATTTACCTAGACAATCCAGCAAGGCTGATCTTGGGCCAAATTTAGATCTACAGGATAGTGTGGTTTTATATCACCGTAGTCCCACagcaaatgaaaatcaaaaccgAGAATCAGATGTACCCACAATTGAAATATCTGATGAGTTGTCAGCATCCCCTAGTGCACTGCAGGGTGCTCAAGCAATCGAGGCCCAGTTGGAGTTGAAAGAGGACCCTTTAGAATCAGCACCACAGTATGAATGTGATTTCAATCTTTTTCTGGAAGACTCTGCAGACACTAGACAAAATCTCTCCAGCAAGTTTTTGGAAcatgttgagaaagaaaatagcttGCAAAGCCCTGCAACTAACGCCAGGGAAGAGTCAGCACGTAATCTCAGTTTGGATTCTTCTAATAAGAGTGATGAAGAATCAGAAGTGATTAGtgtgaaaaccaaaaaaaaagctaGGATCCTCTcagatgatgaagatgaagaagatgctTTTAAAGGTACTTCCACAAATTCATTTAGCATCTCTCCCTTTCCATTCTCATCTGTGAAACAATTTGATGCTTCAACTCCCCAAAATGACAGAAGTCCATCTCAAAGGTTTTTTTCAACTAAAATATCCGATGATGTGAATACATCCTTACATTCTAGGAGGTCTCTGGCTTCTAGGAGGTCTCTGATCAATGTGGTTTTAGATGATGTGGAAGATATGGAGGAAAGCCTTGATAACAGCAGTGAGGAGGAGAGTGAGCCCGGGCTTTCAGAAGACAGCAATGAAGAAGCCTTAGCCTGCACAGAAGAGCAGCCTTCTGGGGCAACACTAGCTTCAGGAAACAAGTCCAGCAACTTGATTgtgtctgagcctacttctccagccccacaaagcTCTCCCTGTGCCCCTGAAGCTTCGACAAGTGACCCTTTGCTTGATCCTCCCCAGGATCCCACAGTGGAGGCTGCTAATGACTATGAGAGTCTTGTAGCTCGTGGGAAAGAACTAAAAGAGTGTGGGAGGATACAGGAGGCTCTCCAGTGCTTGGTCAAAGCACTTGATATAAAAAGTGCAGATCCTGAGGTCATGCTCATGACTTTAAGTTTGTATAAGCAACTTAACATTTGA